A genomic stretch from Anaerolinea thermophila UNI-1 includes:
- the lipA gene encoding lipoyl synthase: MVDATRDRVDPQKMDTTPIRRPSWIRVRAPSGETYEWLQKLMRQKALHTVCEEAGCPNMGECWGSGTATFLMLGDVCTRTCGFCDIKRGKPAVLDFLEPERVAQAVKAMNLKHAVITSVNRDDRRDGGAPIFAMVIQRIREIHPGCSIEVLIPDFKGSAEALRIVMNARPEILNHNVETVPRLFKLVQPQDRYEWARATLTHAKMMDPDVLTKSGIMVGLGETIDEVKAVMEDLRSWGVDILTIGQYLQPSRQHLPISRYYTPEEFEELREFGYQIGFKWVESAPLVRSSYHAAEQVRVLSAVHRQLYG, from the coding sequence ATGGTAGATGCAACGCGCGATCGGGTAGATCCGCAAAAAATGGATACGACACCCATTCGTCGTCCTTCCTGGATTCGCGTTCGCGCACCCTCGGGAGAGACCTACGAATGGTTGCAGAAATTGATGCGCCAGAAAGCCCTGCACACGGTGTGCGAGGAAGCCGGGTGCCCGAATATGGGCGAGTGCTGGGGTTCCGGCACGGCAACTTTCTTAATGTTAGGCGATGTGTGCACCCGCACCTGCGGTTTTTGCGATATCAAACGCGGCAAGCCCGCTGTGCTGGATTTCCTTGAACCCGAGCGGGTGGCGCAAGCCGTCAAAGCCATGAACCTGAAGCACGCGGTCATCACCAGCGTCAACCGTGACGACCGCCGCGACGGCGGTGCACCGATCTTTGCCATGGTCATCCAGCGCATCCGTGAGATTCATCCCGGTTGTTCCATCGAGGTGCTGATTCCGGATTTCAAGGGCAGTGCCGAAGCTCTGCGCATTGTCATGAATGCCCGCCCTGAAATCCTCAACCACAATGTGGAGACTGTGCCGCGCCTTTTCAAACTGGTTCAGCCTCAGGATCGCTATGAGTGGGCGCGCGCTACCCTGACCCATGCCAAAATGATGGATCCGGATGTGCTGACCAAATCCGGCATTATGGTGGGTTTGGGCGAGACCATAGATGAGGTCAAAGCCGTCATGGAAGACCTGCGCTCGTGGGGTGTGGATATTCTGACTATCGGTCAGTACCTGCAACCCAGCCGCCAGCATTTACCTATTTCACGCTACTACACCCCGGAAGAATTTGAAGAACTGCGTGAATTTGGGTATCAGATTGGCTTCAAGTGGGTGGAGAGCGCCCCGCTGGTGCGCTCGTCTTACCACGCCGCCGAACAGGTGCGTGTGCTCAGTGCTGTACACCGCCAGTTGTACGGCTAA
- a CDS encoding PaaI family thioesterase: MTAKRLKQPNSRHCFVCGVENPVGLQLKIYQIEEGVIETTYTAPEHFQGYPGVLHGGIIATLLDEISGRAHMGDPSQPRFMYTGKLEVIYRRNVPIGQPLRIVGKKLENRGRAAQGWAGIYDEKGNLLAEGTTLLFDIPPHLLPLKDLEELGWKVYPD; encoded by the coding sequence ATGACTGCAAAACGCCTCAAACAACCCAATTCGCGCCACTGCTTTGTTTGTGGCGTGGAAAATCCCGTAGGATTACAACTCAAGATTTACCAAATTGAAGAAGGGGTCATCGAGACCACCTACACCGCGCCGGAGCACTTCCAGGGCTATCCGGGTGTCCTGCATGGCGGAATCATCGCCACCTTGCTGGATGAAATCAGTGGACGGGCGCACATGGGCGATCCCTCCCAGCCGCGCTTCATGTACACCGGCAAACTGGAAGTGATTTACCGCAGGAACGTGCCCATCGGCCAACCTCTGCGGATTGTGGGGAAGAAACTGGAAAATCGCGGGCGCGCCGCTCAAGGCTGGGCGGGGATTTACGATGAAAAAGGTAATCTGCTCGCCGAAGGCACTACCCTGCTCTTCGACATTCCCCCTCACTTACTGCCGCTGAAAGACCTGGAAGAACTGGGCTGGAAGGTGTACCCCGATTAA
- a CDS encoding NfeD family protein, whose translation MGRLNWVRLVVLGLFLWAWLGTASPMQAQSDVPVVVTVRLEGALNPIWQETLKRAMRVAEDRGAEALILQLDTPGGQIDVMNRLVQQIRNSPMPVVVYVSPAGAMAASAGAMLTLAGHASAMAPETSIGAASPVGGQGEDIGETMESKVKEILKASARGLTLRRGETAVRLAEEMIENARAVSANEAVENGLVDVIASDLPTLLRKLDGLSVEFGDSRRTLNTAGAIVVEVPLTFMEQVLVVLANPNLVFLLLSIGVQAILIELSSPGGWVAGFIGAVCITFAVFGLGILPVNWFGIIFLVMAFILFVLDIQSPTHGALTAAGVASFIVGALVLFNSPNIPGTPRVSVPLVVGTGVTIGVIFFGAVAFALRAQRAPIRIGQEALLGQVGYARSDINPVGNVQLGSELWTAENVDPTTPIPRGSRVEVVSVEGIRLIVRRVN comes from the coding sequence ATGGGTAGGTTGAATTGGGTGCGTCTGGTGGTTTTGGGGTTGTTCCTGTGGGCATGGCTGGGGACAGCCTCTCCCATGCAGGCTCAGAGCGATGTGCCGGTGGTGGTGACGGTGCGCCTGGAAGGTGCTCTCAACCCCATCTGGCAGGAAACGCTCAAGCGCGCCATGCGTGTAGCAGAAGATCGCGGCGCAGAGGCGCTGATTCTGCAACTGGATACCCCCGGCGGTCAAATTGATGTGATGAACCGTCTGGTTCAGCAAATTCGCAACAGTCCGATGCCGGTAGTAGTATATGTTTCCCCTGCGGGAGCCATGGCGGCTTCGGCAGGCGCCATGCTCACCCTGGCAGGACATGCTTCTGCTATGGCGCCCGAAACTTCCATTGGCGCCGCCAGTCCGGTAGGCGGGCAGGGCGAGGATATCGGCGAGACCATGGAAAGCAAGGTGAAGGAAATCCTCAAAGCCAGCGCCCGCGGATTAACCCTGCGGCGCGGTGAAACGGCAGTGCGCCTTGCCGAAGAGATGATTGAAAATGCCCGCGCCGTTTCGGCAAATGAGGCGGTGGAAAATGGATTGGTGGATGTGATAGCGTCTGACCTGCCAACCTTGCTCCGCAAACTGGATGGGTTATCGGTTGAGTTTGGCGACAGCCGGCGCACGCTGAACACTGCAGGCGCTATCGTGGTGGAAGTGCCGCTGACCTTTATGGAACAGGTGCTGGTGGTGCTGGCAAATCCCAATCTGGTCTTCCTGTTGCTTTCGATTGGCGTGCAAGCCATTCTCATTGAACTGTCCAGTCCGGGCGGCTGGGTGGCAGGGTTTATTGGGGCGGTGTGCATTACCTTTGCGGTGTTTGGATTGGGAATCCTGCCGGTCAACTGGTTCGGCATCATCTTCCTGGTGATGGCTTTCATCCTCTTTGTGCTGGATATTCAGTCGCCTACGCATGGAGCATTGACCGCGGCAGGGGTGGCTTCGTTCATTGTGGGCGCGCTGGTGCTGTTCAACTCTCCCAACATTCCCGGCACGCCGCGGGTTTCGGTGCCGCTGGTTGTCGGCACGGGAGTGACGATTGGGGTGATCTTTTTTGGAGCGGTGGCGTTTGCTCTGCGCGCTCAACGTGCTCCCATCCGCATTGGGCAGGAAGCGCTCCTGGGGCAGGTGGGCTATGCCCGCAGTGACATTAACCCCGTGGGTAATGTGCAACTGGGAAGCGAACTGTGGACAGCAGAGAATGTTGACCCCACCACGCCTATCCCGCGCGGTTCACGGGTAGAGGTGGTGAGTGTGGAGGGCATTCGCCTGATTGTGCGGCGGGTGAATTAA
- a CDS encoding WXG100 family type VII secretion target produces MTTLHMEVETARSTASNMANTYQQLIGLVQSMNSSVNNLQSAWMGNSATEFFGLYDQWRSSMNTILENLNTMTTKLQTEITEWEQMASNLS; encoded by the coding sequence ATGACTACACTTCATATGGAAGTAGAGACTGCTCGATCTACAGCGAGCAACATGGCAAATACATACCAACAGTTAATCGGCCTCGTACAAAGTATGAACAGTTCTGTTAACAATTTACAATCTGCGTGGATGGGCAATTCTGCAACCGAATTCTTCGGTCTCTATGACCAATGGCGTTCAAGCATGAACACAATTCTGGAAAATCTCAATACCATGACAACAAAGTTGCAGACCGAGATTACCGAATGGGAACAAATGGCAAGCAATCTCTCATAA